One genomic region from Prochlorococcus marinus CUG1433 encodes:
- the rsmH gene encoding 16S rRNA (cytosine(1402)-N(4))-methyltransferase RsmH yields MQTDLSDSSFFNHQSVMTDEIMASLEHYPLIHNNQLKGIDATLGGGGHSYHLLRKYSDLNIIGLDQDPFARKSASKKLDEFKSRIDIRASNFADFVPKEKVSFVIADLGVNSNQIDDPKRGFSFQKDGPLDMRMNPFLDVDAEKLIEALNEKDLANLIYKYGDERLSRKIARKIKLDLKENGKYSGTKELAYSIAGCFPPKQRYKKIHPATRTFQALRIAVNKEIEVLEKFLQVVPEWLLPGGIISIISFHSLEDRLVKSCFKNDQRLKNLTKKPITPSEQEVELNKRARSGKLRIAQLN; encoded by the coding sequence ATGCAAACTGACCTATCTGATTCATCTTTTTTCAATCATCAATCAGTTATGACAGATGAGATTATGGCCTCATTAGAGCATTACCCACTTATACATAACAATCAACTTAAGGGAATAGACGCAACTTTAGGCGGAGGCGGGCACTCCTATCATTTATTGAGAAAATATTCGGATTTAAATATAATTGGACTTGATCAAGATCCATTCGCAAGAAAATCAGCATCAAAAAAACTTGATGAGTTTAAAAGTAGGATTGATATAAGGGCTTCAAATTTTGCAGATTTTGTACCAAAAGAAAAAGTTTCTTTTGTGATTGCAGATCTTGGAGTAAATAGTAACCAAATTGATGACCCTAAAAGAGGATTTAGTTTCCAAAAAGATGGTCCGCTTGATATGCGCATGAATCCTTTTCTTGATGTTGATGCAGAAAAATTAATTGAGGCTTTAAATGAAAAAGATCTAGCTAACCTAATTTATAAATATGGAGATGAGAGATTGTCAAGAAAGATTGCTAGGAAAATAAAATTAGATTTAAAGGAAAATGGGAAATATTCTGGGACAAAAGAGTTAGCATATTCTATTGCAGGCTGCTTCCCACCAAAACAAAGATATAAAAAAATACATCCAGCAACAAGAACATTTCAAGCACTAAGAATTGCTGTTAATAAAGAAATTGAAGTATTAGAAAAATTTTTGCAAGTTGTACCTGAATGGCTTTTGCCAGGGGGTATTATTTCTATTATTAGTTTTCATTCCCTTGAAGATAGGTTAGTTAAAAGTTGTTTTAAGAATGATCAAAGACTAAAAAACCTGACAAAAAAGCCAATAACTCCTTCCGAACAAGAAGTCGAACTAAACAAAAGAGCTAGAAGTGGAAAATTAAGAATTGCTCAATTAAATTAA
- a CDS encoding magnesium protoporphyrin IX methyltransferase, whose product MTSNKIIEKSEVREYFNGTGFERWNKIYSKSDEINTVQKNIRKGHQKTVDDVISYIKNYPELTKKSFCDAGCGVGSLSIPLLRLGIKELQVSDISSEMIKETKKRINELGLKQEKIKYEICDLEKLKGLFDVVVCLDVFIHYPQPVAEEMVQHLCDLSKEKLIVSFAPYTPVLAVLKNIGKLFPGPSKTTRAYTLKEKGIINAAKERGFKVVKKKLNQAPFYFSKLIEFEKIR is encoded by the coding sequence ATGACGTCCAATAAGATTATCGAAAAAAGTGAGGTTAGGGAGTATTTTAATGGCACTGGCTTTGAAAGATGGAACAAAATTTATAGTAAATCTGATGAAATTAATACAGTTCAGAAAAATATAAGGAAAGGACATCAAAAAACTGTAGATGATGTAATCTCATACATCAAAAATTACCCTGAACTAACAAAAAAAAGTTTTTGTGATGCAGGATGCGGTGTTGGAAGTCTATCCATACCATTACTAAGACTAGGTATAAAAGAATTACAGGTGAGTGATATTTCTTCTGAAATGATTAAAGAAACAAAGAAACGCATTAATGAATTAGGTTTGAAACAAGAAAAAATTAAATATGAAATCTGTGATTTGGAAAAATTAAAAGGATTATTTGATGTTGTAGTTTGTTTGGATGTGTTTATTCATTATCCTCAACCAGTTGCAGAAGAAATGGTCCAACATCTTTGTGATTTAAGTAAAGAGAAACTTATTGTAAGCTTTGCTCCATATACGCCAGTTCTCGCTGTTCTAAAAAATATTGGGAAATTATTTCCTGGGCCAAGTAAAACTACAAGAGCTTATACATTGAAAGAAAAGGGCATTATTAATGCTGCTAAAGAAAGAGGATTTAAGGTGGTTAAAAAGAAATTAAATCAAGCTCCTTTTTACTTTTCAAAACTAATTGAATTCGAAAAAATTAGATAA
- the purE gene encoding 5-(carboxyamino)imidazole ribonucleotide mutase, producing MGSDSDLKTLKPAVDILREFGIKTEVCILSAHRTPIEMMEYAKNAETENIKVIIAGAGGAAHLPGMLASITCIPVIGVPVESKTLKGIDSLLSIVQMPAGIPVATVAINGGQNAGLLAIGMISLFDESMKKNLKKFRENLHKQVRTKNSKLSSIGAENYLQNL from the coding sequence ATGGGTAGTGATTCAGATTTAAAAACATTGAAACCTGCTGTAGATATTTTAAGAGAATTTGGAATAAAAACTGAAGTTTGTATACTTTCTGCTCATCGAACACCTATTGAAATGATGGAATATGCAAAAAATGCAGAAACAGAAAACATAAAAGTAATAATTGCGGGGGCTGGGGGTGCTGCACATCTTCCAGGAATGTTGGCATCCATTACTTGCATTCCTGTAATTGGAGTGCCAGTAGAGAGTAAGACACTTAAGGGGATTGACTCTCTTTTATCAATTGTTCAAATGCCCGCTGGGATACCAGTAGCAACAGTTGCAATTAATGGAGGTCAAAATGCTGGGTTATTAGCAATAGGAATGATCAGTTTATTTGATGAATCAATGAAGAAAAATCTAAAAAAATTTAGAGAAAATCTTCATAAACAAGTAAGGACTAAAAATAGTAAGTTATCAAGTATTGGAGCTGAAAATTATCTTCAAAATCTATGA
- a CDS encoding 2-carboxy-1,4-naphthoquinone phytyltransferase: MDEDKKKLWKQAIKWPLYSVAILPVLITGAYLLNQYEKVKIYNLIAFTLAAILILLWENLTNDLFDAETGIDEFKFHSIVNLVKNKKIISFIAYTSLVIGLLIISIISVSTSINILILVAACCFLGYLYQGPPFRFGYQGLGEPLCWLAFGPFAYSAILIALNPSNIFFEDIPWKVSLLLGSGPSLATTLVLFCSHFHQISEDKKHGKNSPLVRLGSKKGSQFVPWIIFTIYIFQLFTIVNGFIPVFCILYLISYPQAIKLINLLSSSYKNPSAIKNCKFIAIKFQTLNGVGLITGLIFNYLLHK, encoded by the coding sequence ATGGACGAAGATAAAAAAAAATTATGGAAACAAGCAATAAAATGGCCTCTTTATTCTGTTGCCATACTTCCAGTTTTAATAACAGGGGCTTATTTACTCAATCAATATGAAAAGGTAAAAATTTATAATTTGATTGCATTTACTTTAGCTGCAATTTTGATATTACTTTGGGAAAATCTTACTAATGATTTATTCGACGCAGAAACAGGAATCGATGAATTTAAATTCCATTCAATTGTAAATCTTGTAAAAAATAAAAAAATAATTTCATTTATTGCATATACATCTTTAGTTATTGGTTTATTAATAATTTCAATTATTTCAGTATCAACAAGTATAAACATTTTGATTTTGGTGGCAGCTTGCTGCTTCTTAGGATATTTATATCAAGGCCCTCCTTTTAGATTTGGCTATCAAGGTTTAGGAGAACCATTATGCTGGCTTGCATTTGGACCGTTTGCTTACTCTGCAATCTTAATTGCGTTAAATCCATCTAATATTTTCTTTGAAGATATTCCCTGGAAAGTTTCTTTATTACTTGGTTCAGGACCTTCCTTGGCAACAACTCTTGTATTATTTTGTTCTCATTTTCATCAAATTTCTGAAGATAAAAAGCATGGGAAAAATTCACCTTTAGTTCGCTTAGGGTCAAAAAAAGGTTCTCAATTTGTGCCTTGGATAATTTTTACAATATATATTTTTCAACTTTTCACTATAGTTAATGGATTTATTCCAGTGTTTTGTATCCTTTATTTGATTAGTTATCCTCAAGCAATAAAACTTATAAATTTATTAAGTTCTTCATATAAAAACCCTAGTGCAATAAAAAATTGTAAATTTATCGCAATAAAATTTCAAACTCTTAATGGAGTTGGCTTAATCACAGGATTAATATTTAATTACTTGCTTCATAAATGA
- a CDS encoding cysteine desulfurase — protein sequence MLSTPILLDYQSSTPCSRDVVDSMKPFWSEIFSNPASKSNLAGINASAILEASREKIEQSLFLKNKKVIFTSGATESNNLALLGFARNFYKKTGNYGHIITLKTEHKAVLEPLYQLKKEGFMVTEINPEKDGLISEEQFKKNIREDTFLVSVMLANNEIGVIQPIENISKICKSRGITFHSDFAQCLGYMALDNLLLDVNMVTMSSHKIYGPKGIGLLLIDEEINLEPLIVGGGQEYGLRSGTLPLPLVVGFAKAIEIAVFNQKNNAEKLLFYRNNLLEGLLKNNSGLLINGSLEKRLPHNLNLTVLDLNGAKFHKLLKSKIICSTGSACSNGEPSHVLLALGRSIKDAESSIRLSIGLSTNSKDIKQAIHILTDTIRSLR from the coding sequence ATGCTATCAACTCCTATACTACTAGACTATCAATCTTCGACTCCTTGCTCTAGAGATGTCGTTGATTCTATGAAACCTTTTTGGAGTGAGATATTTTCTAACCCTGCAAGCAAATCTAATTTGGCGGGGATCAACGCAAGCGCTATATTGGAAGCATCAAGAGAAAAAATAGAACAAAGTTTATTTCTTAAGAATAAAAAAGTTATTTTTACAAGTGGAGCAACTGAATCTAATAACTTAGCGTTATTAGGTTTTGCTAGAAATTTCTATAAAAAAACAGGAAATTATGGACATATTATTACCTTAAAAACGGAGCATAAAGCTGTTTTGGAGCCCTTATACCAACTAAAAAAAGAGGGATTTATGGTTACAGAAATTAATCCTGAGAAAGATGGCTTAATTTCAGAAGAACAATTCAAAAAAAATATAAGAGAAGATACATTTCTGGTTAGTGTAATGTTGGCAAATAACGAAATAGGAGTTATTCAGCCCATAGAAAATATTTCAAAAATATGTAAATCGAGAGGAATAACATTTCACTCTGATTTTGCACAATGTTTAGGTTATATGGCGTTAGACAATCTTTTATTAGATGTAAACATGGTAACGATGAGTTCTCACAAAATATATGGTCCTAAAGGGATAGGACTTCTTTTGATTGATGAAGAAATTAATCTTGAGCCTTTAATTGTTGGAGGAGGTCAGGAATATGGTCTTAGGTCCGGCACATTACCTCTTCCTTTAGTAGTTGGCTTTGCTAAAGCAATAGAGATAGCAGTTTTTAATCAAAAAAATAATGCTGAGAAATTACTTTTTTATAGAAATAACCTTTTAGAAGGGTTGTTAAAAAATAATTCTGGTTTATTAATTAATGGCTCCTTAGAAAAAAGATTACCTCACAATCTAAATTTGACTGTATTGGATTTAAACGGAGCAAAGTTTCATAAACTTTTAAAATCTAAAATAATTTGTTCTACTGGATCTGCATGTAGTAATGGTGAACCATCTCATGTTTTACTAGCCTTAGGTAGATCTATTAAAGATGCAGAATCTTCAATAAGGTTAAGTATTGGATTAAGTACTAATTCAAAAGATATAAAACAAGCAATTCATATTCTTACAGATACGATCAGATCATTACGATAG
- a CDS encoding o-succinylbenzoate synthase, protein MNLIFQKKSYSFKLSAKVENSKTTYHTKSGWIIKLTSNDKKIGFGEVSPLHKEDLKKCAKQLEMIPSYVELFNLSEQINIFHPCIQSAINSALAEINGKIIFKENYYFDEFNKTAILLNHENVVSDLNEIKKRQSDIGKSLTIKWKVALKNNHEEEASLEEILSQIDNNIKLRIDANGSWGREIANRWADILKGNKNIDWLEQPLCVDDIDGLTELNKKIPIALDESLLKFPNLIDEWKGWQIRRPSQENNPVKLLRELENKKGLISISTSFETGIGKRWLYHLSSLQLQGPTPKVPGLAMNRFPNSFLFLNEAKKIWDQL, encoded by the coding sequence ATGAACTTAATATTTCAAAAAAAATCTTATAGCTTTAAGTTATCCGCCAAAGTAGAAAATTCTAAAACCACTTACCATACAAAATCGGGTTGGATAATTAAATTAACAAGTAATGATAAAAAAATTGGGTTTGGAGAAGTTTCACCGCTTCATAAAGAAGACTTAAAAAAGTGTGCAAAACAACTAGAAATGATACCTTCGTATGTGGAATTATTTAATTTATCTGAGCAAATAAATATTTTTCATCCATGCATTCAATCTGCAATAAATTCTGCATTAGCCGAAATAAATGGAAAAATAATTTTTAAAGAAAACTACTACTTTGATGAATTTAATAAAACAGCCATATTATTAAATCATGAAAATGTGGTTTCAGATCTAAATGAAATTAAAAAAAGACAATCTGATATTGGAAAATCATTAACAATAAAATGGAAAGTAGCATTAAAAAATAATCATGAGGAAGAAGCAAGTTTAGAAGAAATTTTAAGCCAAATAGACAATAATATTAAGTTAAGAATAGATGCTAATGGTTCTTGGGGAAGAGAGATAGCTAATAGATGGGCTGATATTTTGAAGGGCAACAAAAATATAGATTGGTTAGAACAACCTCTATGCGTTGATGATATTGATGGACTAACAGAACTAAACAAAAAAATCCCTATAGCCTTAGACGAATCACTTTTAAAATTTCCAAATTTGATTGATGAGTGGAAAGGTTGGCAAATTCGAAGACCTTCTCAAGAAAATAATCCAGTTAAGCTTTTAAGAGAATTAGAAAATAAAAAAGGTTTAATATCTATAAGTACCTCATTTGAAACTGGTATAGGGAAGAGATGGCTTTATCATTTATCATCTCTACAATTACAAGGACCGACTCCAAAAGTTCCTGGTTTAGCAATGAATAGATTCCCTAATTCGTTTCTATTTTTAAATGAAGCAAAAAAGATATGGGATCAACTATGA
- a CDS encoding chorismate-binding protein — translation MKNDLNLTDFLKDVFSSFDKKVENSGLVSICVEIPCIDLFQVYELLINKYPFSSFWEESDGISYIAFEKCKYVTLDGPKRFEVAKEFNSENFKNLINLTNESHNSALSKIIYLFSFSENLNNKNLPSDTPSLEAILPKILITKSDKNCWLRINGHVEGKSSLRTLIEEIWTIRNQVINSGSKLIKSSVLKTSFDSPYIDDFSRSLETSKTDMKKVINRGIQLVEKGILEKIVLANRIKIKLKNKLDLVEILKRFKKKQPNTCRYVWKRNSKDILFGASPEKLFSFSKPNLTLEALAGTISTNSNFKKLLKSTKDLKEHNYVIQYLIESLEVSKITNFKKSDIKVNSFGDISHLQTLIFSKVENICPFELLKNLHPSPAVCGYPKNTALDWINTLESFPRGNYASPMGWVDSSGNASFLLAIRGVRCIEENIELTAGSGIVLGSVLEEEIDEIKLKFESIIKQIFCAKNPR, via the coding sequence ATGAAAAATGATTTAAACTTAACAGATTTTTTAAAAGATGTATTTTCCTCTTTCGATAAGAAAGTTGAAAATTCTGGATTAGTAAGTATTTGTGTTGAGATTCCTTGTATTGATTTATTTCAAGTTTATGAATTGTTAATAAATAAATATCCGTTTTCTTCATTTTGGGAGGAATCTGACGGCATTTCATATATAGCTTTCGAAAAGTGTAAATATGTTACTCTGGATGGTCCAAAAAGATTTGAGGTAGCAAAAGAGTTTAATTCTGAGAATTTTAAAAATTTAATTAATTTAACTAATGAATCGCATAATTCTGCACTTTCAAAAATAATTTATTTATTTTCTTTCTCTGAAAATTTGAATAATAAGAATTTACCTTCAGATACCCCTAGTTTGGAAGCCATCTTGCCAAAAATATTAATTACTAAAAGTGATAAGAATTGCTGGTTAAGAATCAATGGTCATGTTGAAGGTAAATCATCATTAAGAACATTAATTGAAGAAATATGGACAATTAGAAATCAAGTTATTAATTCTGGCTCAAAATTAATAAAATCATCTGTCTTAAAAACTAGTTTTGATTCCCCTTATATTGATGATTTCTCACGTTCCTTAGAAACTTCTAAAACAGATATGAAAAAAGTAATAAATAGAGGAATTCAATTAGTAGAGAAAGGTATCCTTGAAAAGATAGTTTTAGCGAATAGGATTAAAATAAAATTAAAAAATAAATTAGATTTAGTAGAAATTTTAAAAAGATTCAAAAAGAAGCAGCCAAATACATGTAGATACGTTTGGAAAAGGAATAGTAAGGATATTTTGTTTGGAGCTTCTCCAGAGAAATTATTTTCTTTTTCTAAACCTAATTTAACTTTAGAGGCTCTTGCTGGAACTATCTCTACTAATTCAAATTTTAAGAAACTCCTAAAAAGTACTAAAGACTTAAAGGAACATAATTATGTAATACAGTATTTGATTGAATCTTTAGAAGTCTCAAAAATAACAAACTTTAAAAAAAGTGATATCAAGGTAAATTCATTTGGAGATATTTCTCATTTGCAAACACTTATTTTCTCTAAAGTTGAAAATATTTGTCCTTTTGAATTACTTAAAAACCTACATCCATCTCCGGCCGTTTGTGGATACCCAAAAAATACAGCATTGGATTGGATAAATACTCTTGAGTCTTTTCCAAGAGGAAATTATGCTTCTCCAATGGGTTGGGTTGATTCATCAGGAAATGCTTCATTTCTTTTGGCAATAAGAGGCGTAAGATGTATTGAAGAAAATATTGAACTTACTGCAGGTTCAGGTATAGTTTTAGGCTCCGTTTTAGAGGAAGAAATAGATGAGATTAAATTAAAATTTGAATCTATAATAAAACAGATATTTTGCGCTAAAAATCCTAGATAA
- a CDS encoding AMP-binding protein, with protein sequence MGSTMKNKIHTIEVENNETQSVEKIIEKIRENKIIYVKNKFYQDKYVLNSINENGPAIILNSSGSSGKPRQCFHHLDNLKLSAATSGQWLIEQGFELQNCLILNTLPLNHISGLMPIFRSQTWGCDCINISPNLIKKTRELLLFTIKFKKNKKHLITSLVPTQLQRLLAQKDGISWLKIFDLIWVGGASISEETAEQCIREKIKLAPCYGSTETAAMVTILKPKEFLMGFKNVGEILPDTKIRINAQGLIEIKSARIGIEIIDSFKTENFKNKNGWWQTSDLGEIIQINNSLYLNFVGRSDNAFNSGGEIVFPEVIESRLNDFIMKENIPINKFNISKVSNKLWGNKIKVIVEFRELTNNKNIEISLNLLKKFSQSWPKHEKPEKWIVKNKNSITEKINYKFEK encoded by the coding sequence ATGGGATCAACTATGAAAAATAAAATTCATACTATTGAAGTTGAAAATAACGAAACTCAATCTGTAGAGAAAATTATTGAAAAAATTAGAGAGAATAAAATTATTTATGTGAAAAACAAATTTTATCAAGACAAATATGTATTAAACTCAATTAATGAAAATGGGCCAGCAATTATCTTAAACAGTAGTGGGAGTTCTGGAAAACCGAGACAATGTTTTCACCATTTAGATAATCTTAAATTATCTGCAGCTACATCAGGTCAATGGCTAATAGAGCAAGGATTTGAATTGCAAAACTGCTTAATTTTAAATACTTTACCCCTGAACCATATAAGTGGATTAATGCCAATTTTTAGAAGTCAAACTTGGGGATGTGATTGTATTAATATTTCTCCGAATTTGATAAAAAAAACTCGAGAACTTTTACTTTTTACAATTAAATTTAAAAAAAACAAAAAACACTTGATTACGTCATTAGTACCTACACAATTACAAAGACTTTTAGCTCAAAAAGATGGAATAAGTTGGTTAAAAATTTTTGATCTAATTTGGGTAGGTGGAGCTTCAATTTCAGAAGAAACTGCAGAACAATGTATAAGAGAAAAAATAAAATTAGCACCTTGTTACGGCTCAACTGAAACAGCAGCAATGGTTACGATTTTAAAACCAAAAGAATTCTTAATGGGTTTTAAAAATGTTGGAGAAATACTACCTGATACAAAAATAAGAATTAACGCACAAGGATTAATCGAGATAAAATCAGCCAGAATTGGAATCGAAATAATAGACTCTTTTAAAACTGAAAATTTCAAGAATAAAAATGGGTGGTGGCAAACAAGTGATTTAGGTGAAATTATTCAAATCAATAATTCTCTCTATTTAAACTTTGTTGGCAGAAGTGATAATGCCTTTAATTCAGGAGGAGAAATCGTTTTCCCTGAAGTAATTGAATCTAGATTAAATGATTTTATTATGAAAGAAAATATCCCAATTAATAAATTCAATATTTCAAAAGTATCTAACAAATTATGGGGAAATAAAATTAAAGTAATAGTTGAATTTAGAGAACTTACAAATAATAAAAATATTGAAATATCTTTAAATTTATTAAAAAAATTTTCTCAAAGTTGGCCTAAACATGAAAAGCCTGAAAAGTGGATTGTTAAAAACAAAAATAGCATTACAGAAAAAATAAACTATAAATTTGAAAAATAA
- a CDS encoding acyl-CoA thioesterase yields MKSADWLILQKKVRFGDCDSAGVIHFHNLLKWSHEAWEESMEIYGIPSQDIFPDFSIRKSQIIFPIVNCEANFLAPIKIGDLLKVKIAPHKINTHLFQVNSFFIKNGNKVAEGKIIHCSLDVDSRNKIELPAQLERWIEASNVSTNLKEC; encoded by the coding sequence ATGAAATCTGCTGACTGGTTAATATTGCAGAAGAAGGTAAGATTTGGTGATTGTGATTCTGCAGGTGTAATTCATTTTCATAACTTATTAAAATGGTCGCATGAAGCTTGGGAAGAAAGTATGGAGATTTATGGGATTCCTTCTCAAGATATTTTCCCAGATTTTTCTATACGTAAAAGTCAAATTATTTTTCCAATAGTAAATTGTGAAGCAAACTTTCTTGCGCCTATAAAAATTGGAGATTTATTAAAAGTAAAAATTGCCCCTCATAAAATTAATACTCATTTGTTCCAAGTAAATAGCTTTTTTATAAAAAATGGAAATAAAGTAGCCGAAGGGAAAATTATACATTGTTCTTTAGATGTTGATTCAAGAAATAAAATAGAACTTCCCGCTCAGTTAGAAAGATGGATAGAGGCTTCTAATGTGAGTACAAATTTAAAAGAATGCTAA
- a CDS encoding NAD(P)H-quinone oxidoreductase subunit H, translating into MAQLETRTEPMVVNFGPHHPSMHGVLRLVVTLDGENVIDCEPVIGYLHRGMEKIAENRTNVMYVPYVSRMDYAAGMFYEAIVVNAPERLANIPVPKRASYIRVLMLELNRIANHLLWLGPFLADVGAQTPFFYIFREREMIYDLWEAATGQRLINNNFFRIGGVACDLPYGWLEKCIDFCDWFGPKIDEYEKLITNNPIFRKRIEGLGTIQRDQAINWSLSGPMLRASGVSWDLRKVDSYECYDDFDWQIASEKEGDCYARYRVRVEEMRQSLSIIRQACKMIPGGPTENLEAQRMATEDKKSEIFGIDYQYVAKKVAPTFKIPNGELYTRLESGKGEIGVFIQGNNEVTPWRFKIRAADLNNLQILPHILKGAKIADIMAILGSIDVIMGSVDR; encoded by the coding sequence ATGGCTCAGCTAGAGACTAGAACAGAACCAATGGTGGTCAATTTTGGCCCTCACCATCCCTCAATGCATGGGGTTTTAAGGTTAGTTGTAACCCTTGATGGTGAGAATGTCATTGATTGTGAGCCAGTAATTGGATATTTACATAGAGGAATGGAAAAGATAGCTGAAAATAGGACAAATGTAATGTATGTACCTTATGTAAGCAGAATGGATTATGCAGCAGGAATGTTTTATGAAGCTATTGTAGTAAATGCTCCTGAAAGATTAGCTAATATTCCAGTTCCTAAAAGAGCTAGTTACATCAGAGTTCTTATGCTCGAACTTAATCGTATTGCTAATCACCTTTTATGGCTTGGTCCCTTTTTAGCAGACGTGGGAGCTCAAACTCCATTTTTCTATATTTTTAGAGAAAGAGAGATGATCTATGATCTTTGGGAAGCTGCTACTGGGCAAAGGCTAATAAATAATAATTTCTTTAGGATAGGCGGTGTCGCATGTGATCTCCCATACGGATGGTTAGAAAAATGTATAGACTTTTGCGATTGGTTCGGTCCTAAGATAGATGAATACGAAAAATTAATCACAAATAATCCAATTTTTAGAAAAAGAATTGAAGGTCTTGGAACAATACAAAGGGACCAGGCAATTAATTGGTCTTTGTCTGGGCCAATGCTTAGAGCTTCTGGAGTCTCCTGGGATTTAAGGAAAGTCGATAGTTATGAATGTTATGACGATTTTGATTGGCAGATTGCTTCAGAAAAAGAAGGAGATTGTTATGCGAGATATCGAGTAAGAGTTGAAGAGATGAGACAATCACTAAGCATCATTCGCCAAGCCTGCAAAATGATTCCAGGAGGTCCAACAGAAAATTTAGAAGCTCAAAGAATGGCGACTGAAGATAAGAAAAGTGAAATATTTGGTATTGACTATCAATATGTAGCTAAGAAGGTTGCTCCAACTTTTAAAATTCCTAACGGAGAATTATATACAAGATTAGAGTCCGGCAAAGGAGAAATAGGTGTATTTATTCAAGGAAATAATGAAGTTACCCCATGGAGATTTAAAATCAGAGCAGCTGATTTAAATAATCTGCAAATATTGCCTCATATTCTGAAAGGTGCCAAAATAGCTGATATTATGGCTATCCTTGGTTCAATAGATGTCATTATGGGATCTGTTGATAGATAA
- a CDS encoding response regulator transcription factor encodes MNEINQINNEPVRKSRILLVDDEPGLRTAVKTFLEDEGFEIFIAVDGEDGWEKAQTIFPDLIISDIMMPRANGYALLEKIREDEKLGGTPVIFLTAKGMTLDRTEGYLAGVDDYISKPFDPDELAARVKNVINRQERLLKEAARFADIDVSKMAKQITEIKSMLTDQNQTNPENKINLPSFTPREASVLQLVAEGLMNKEIARQLETSIRNVEKYVSRLFIKTGTSSRTELVRYALENHLVK; translated from the coding sequence ATGAATGAAATTAATCAAATAAATAATGAACCGGTAAGAAAATCAAGAATTTTATTAGTTGATGATGAGCCTGGGTTAAGAACAGCTGTTAAAACATTTTTAGAAGATGAAGGCTTTGAAATATTTATTGCAGTTGATGGAGAGGATGGTTGGGAAAAAGCTCAAACAATTTTCCCCGATTTGATAATTAGCGATATTATGATGCCACGAGCCAACGGTTATGCTTTATTAGAAAAAATTAGAGAGGATGAAAAATTAGGAGGAACTCCAGTTATTTTTCTAACTGCAAAAGGAATGACCCTAGACAGAACAGAAGGTTATCTTGCGGGAGTTGATGATTATATTTCCAAACCTTTCGATCCCGATGAATTAGCTGCAAGAGTTAAAAATGTAATCAACAGACAAGAACGATTATTAAAAGAAGCGGCACGATTCGCAGATATTGACGTAAGCAAAATGGCAAAACAAATTACTGAAATAAAATCTATGCTCACAGACCAAAACCAGACTAATCCAGAAAATAAAATAAATCTTCCTAGTTTTACTCCTAGAGAAGCTAGTGTGCTGCAACTAGTAGCAGAGGGACTGATGAATAAAGAAATTGCAAGACAGCTTGAAACATCTATTAGAAATGTTGAGAAATATGTAAGTAGACTTTTTATCAAGACAGGTACATCTAGCCGAACAGAATTAGTTCGTTATGCACTTGAAAATCATTTAGTGAAATAA